The Brachyspira aalborgi genome has a segment encoding these proteins:
- a CDS encoding YbaB/EbfC family nucleoid-associated protein, with translation MSDNTIKHSSPGNLISLTIDKSYNITDLTIDESLLTKEQKELLEEMLTSSVNEAISKIKELNHSSNDKIKFDAQDLNKVFGDLAKMSSVRFENGKPILSFSLDSISPEIMSKVNSMMDELEKDEEDKRD, from the coding sequence ATGAGCGATAACACAATTAAACATAGTTCGCCAGGAAATCTTATATCTTTAACAATAGATAAATCTTATAATATTACGGATTTAACTATAGACGAAAGCCTTTTAACTAAAGAACAGAAAGAACTTTTGGAAGAGATGTTAACTTCAAGCGTAAACGAAGCTATTTCTAAAATAAAAGAATTAAATCATAGCTCTAACGATAAAATTAAATTTGACGCTCAAGATTTAAATAAAGTTTTCGGCGACCTTGCAAAAATGTCTTCGGTTAGATTTGAAAACGGAAAGCCAATTTTAAGTTTTTCTTTAGATTCTATAAGTCCAGAGATTATGTCGAAAGTTAATAGTATGATGGACGAATTAGAGAAAGACGAAGAAGACAAAAGAGATTAA
- a CDS encoding DUF4340 domain-containing protein, whose amino-acid sequence MSNINKKYAILSSIIVILAVILVLTILLKNRGYSLPTLKAINSNISEIKINRGTNETLSIKLNEGKWILNEEYIADSDIIESMTNALNLIKPVEIISRGEDDKEKYKLLEEELLTVIAIDNSLKELRNIKFGMKATLGNNVYAQIDKDKNIYLLGNLSSNPKDIFDKSEDDIINKTISSIRNDKINKITVSYNNKDYTLEKSESINWLKVWNNSTVKVDDLYSPIYTIANFKADGLIRENLDKNLALYKIEIFADNDFVLYEILNKNNNYEVSLSNDNNRYYINDATFSNLKEAIDNIIK is encoded by the coding sequence ATGTCTAATATAAATAAAAAATACGCGATTCTTTCGTCAATAATAGTAATTCTTGCGGTTATTTTAGTATTAACTATATTATTAAAAAATAGAGGTTATTCGCTTCCGACTTTAAAAGCTATTAATTCCAATATAAGCGAAATAAAAATTAATAGAGGAACAAACGAAACTTTATCTATAAAATTAAACGAAGGAAAATGGATTTTAAACGAAGAATATATTGCCGATTCGGATATTATCGAAAGTATGACAAACGCTCTTAATTTGATTAAGCCCGTTGAGATAATTTCAAGAGGCGAAGACGATAAAGAAAAATACAAACTTTTAGAAGAAGAATTATTAACCGTTATAGCTATAGACAATTCTTTAAAAGAATTAAGAAATATAAAATTCGGAATGAAAGCCACGCTCGGAAATAATGTTTACGCTCAAATCGATAAAGATAAAAATATATATTTGCTTGGAAATTTATCTTCAAATCCTAAAGATATATTCGATAAAAGCGAAGACGATATTATAAATAAAACTATTTCGTCTATAAGAAACGACAAAATAAATAAAATTACCGTTTCGTATAATAATAAAGATTATACTTTAGAAAAATCGGAATCTATAAATTGGTTAAAAGTTTGGAATAATTCAACCGTAAAAGTTGACGATTTATATAGCCCAATATATACGATAGCAAATTTTAAAGCGGACGGATTGATAAGAGAAAATTTAGATAAAAATTTAGCTTTATATAAAATTGAAATATTTGCAGACAACGATTTTGTTTTATACGAAATTTTAAATAAAAATAATAATTATGAAGTTTCGCTTTCAAACGACAATAACAGATATTATATAAACGATGCGACATTTAGCAATTTAAAAGAAGCGATAGACAATATTATAAAATAA
- a CDS encoding TIGR00282 family metallophosphoesterase — protein MSVKNILCLGDIIGITGRYAVRRHLEEIKLEHDIDFVIANGENAANGIGITRDTAAELFNSGVNVLTSGNHIWNNRDVFALIGFENRLLRPYNYPNESPGLGYYIYDIFDCKIGVINLMGRTFMDALDCPFKKSNIAIKHIKEKTNIIFIDFHAEATAEKIAFSYYLEGQVSCIFGTHTHVQTADEKILSSFTAYISDLGMCGSYDSVIGMKKEAAVSRFVSKIPHRFEVETTSPMINGIIVQVDIDSGRALSIKRINTVYYNDEVERL, from the coding sequence ATGTCTGTAAAAAATATATTATGTCTTGGAGATATTATAGGAATCACGGGACGATATGCCGTTAGAAGGCATTTGGAAGAGATAAAATTAGAACATGATATAGATTTTGTAATAGCTAACGGAGAGAACGCCGCCAACGGTATAGGAATTACTAGAGATACGGCGGCGGAATTATTTAATTCGGGCGTAAATGTTTTAACTTCGGGAAATCATATTTGGAATAATAGAGATGTTTTCGCTTTAATAGGATTTGAAAATAGATTATTGCGTCCTTATAATTATCCTAACGAATCGCCTGGATTAGGTTATTATATTTACGATATATTCGACTGCAAAATTGGAGTAATAAATCTTATGGGCAGAACTTTTATGGACGCTTTAGATTGCCCATTTAAAAAATCGAATATCGCTATTAAACATATTAAAGAAAAAACGAATATTATATTTATAGATTTTCATGCGGAAGCGACAGCCGAAAAAATAGCTTTTTCTTATTATTTGGAAGGACAGGTTAGCTGCATATTTGGAACTCATACTCATGTTCAAACCGCCGATGAAAAAATATTATCTTCTTTCACCGCTTATATTTCCGATTTGGGAATGTGCGGAAGCTATGATTCGGTTATAGGAATGAAAAAAGAAGCCGCAGTTTCAAGATTCGTTTCTAAAATCCCGCATAGATTTGAGGTTGAAACTACTTCGCCTATGATTAACGGAATTATAGTGCAAGTCGATATAGATTCGGGAAGAGCATTATCTATAAAGAGAATAAATACCGTTTATTATAATGACGAAGTTGAAAGACTTTAA
- the recR gene encoding recombination mediator RecR: MNITPSLEKLTQIISRLPGIGGRTAMRLALYLFESDKEYLEEFSKSLSTLHENIKLCEECYSLSENNICPICLSEKRDKKKICIVESYPDILAIEKTEEYNGIYHVLGGLIEPIKGIGISDIRIKELVGRINDNIDEIIIAFSASLEADTTASFIYKTLRNNNFNGKITRITYGISLASDIENADSRSLARSILDRIDMN; this comes from the coding sequence TTGAATATAACTCCTTCTTTAGAAAAACTTACTCAAATAATATCTAGGCTTCCTGGAATCGGCGGAAGAACTGCAATGAGACTCGCTTTATATTTATTTGAAAGCGATAAAGAATATTTGGAAGAATTTTCAAAATCGTTATCGACTTTGCATGAAAATATTAAATTATGCGAAGAATGTTATTCTTTAAGCGAAAATAATATTTGTCCTATATGTTTAAGCGAAAAAAGAGATAAAAAAAAAATATGCATAGTGGAATCCTATCCCGATATATTGGCTATTGAAAAAACGGAAGAATATAACGGAATCTATCATGTTTTGGGCGGCTTGATAGAGCCGATTAAAGGAATAGGAATAAGCGATATAAGAATAAAAGAACTTGTTGGAAGAATAAACGATAATATAGACGAAATAATAATAGCTTTCAGCGCGTCTTTGGAAGCGGATACTACGGCGTCTTTTATATACAAAACTTTAAGAAATAATAATTTTAACGGAAAAATAACAAGAATAACTTATGGAATTTCTTTGGCAAGCGATATAGAAAACGCGGATTCTCGTTCTTTGGCAAGAAGTATTTTAGATAGAATCGATATGAATTAA
- a CDS encoding mannose-1-phosphate guanylyltransferase, with the protein MKKSVLIMAGGIGERLWPLSRENKPKQFLRIGDNKSLIEKTISRALKITNEENIFIITGIRYKNAFNKYIPSFKEENIIYEPLGRDTAAAVTLGVLTIKERIGNSIIAILPADPIIKEEDLFTKTLEEAVEVTSKTKKTVIIGIKPNRAETGYGYIKLIDNIKDNEFKVERFVEKPNLENAKKFLEDGNYLWNSGMFIWDIESVLEAVKSLMPDTYNKVIEAFNNIRNKEKLHLAKGIFAKIEKISFDFGIMEKLKDIICIKAEFFWDDLGAFSALGRIYKKDKDNNVIIGNAYIKESKNNIIINDDKDFITVDGINNLTIVKSNGALLIYSDNKDSKIKEILKDIREKEELKDNRKFL; encoded by the coding sequence ATGAAAAAATCCGTTCTTATAATGGCGGGAGGAATAGGAGAAAGACTTTGGCCATTAAGCAGAGAAAATAAACCTAAACAATTTTTAAGAATCGGAGATAATAAATCTTTAATAGAAAAAACTATATCGAGAGCTTTAAAAATAACTAACGAAGAAAATATTTTTATCATAACGGGAATAAGATATAAAAATGCTTTTAATAAATATATACCAAGTTTTAAAGAAGAAAATATAATATACGAACCTTTAGGACGCGACACGGCGGCGGCGGTTACTTTAGGCGTTTTAACAATAAAAGAAAGAATCGGTAATTCAATTATAGCTATACTTCCCGCGGACCCTATTATAAAAGAAGAAGATTTATTTACAAAAACTTTAGAAGAAGCGGTTGAGGTTACTTCAAAAACTAAAAAAACCGTCATTATAGGAATTAAACCAAACAGAGCGGAAACGGGATACGGCTATATCAAATTGATAGATAATATTAAAGATAACGAGTTTAAAGTTGAAAGATTTGTAGAGAAACCTAATTTAGAAAACGCTAAAAAATTTTTGGAAGACGGAAATTATTTATGGAACAGCGGAATGTTTATTTGGGATATAGAAAGCGTTTTAGAAGCGGTAAAATCTTTAATGCCAGACACTTATAATAAAGTTATCGAGGCTTTTAATAATATAAGAAATAAAGAAAAATTGCATTTGGCAAAAGGAATATTTGCAAAAATAGAAAAAATATCTTTCGACTTTGGAATTATGGAAAAATTAAAAGATATTATTTGCATAAAAGCCGAATTTTTTTGGGACGATTTAGGAGCTTTTTCGGCTCTTGGAAGAATATATAAAAAAGATAAAGATAATAATGTTATTATAGGAAACGCTTATATTAAAGAATCTAAAAATAATATAATAATAAACGATGATAAAGATTTTATAACCGTTGACGGAATAAACAATTTAACTATAGTAAAATCTAACGGAGCGCTTTTAATATATTCTGATAATAAAGATTCAAAAATAAAAGAAATATTAAAAGATATAAGAGAAAAAGAAGAATTAAAAGATAACAGAAAATTTTTATAA
- the rny gene encoding ribonuclease Y — translation MNASIMIIITSVVVGIVLGYLIRFVMAKMDANSAELRKHKIIQEAKEKAESERKHAISSANSEIQKERHKLENENRDRRAEIQKLENRVLQREANIDKKSQYLEDKERNIENKMKQIKEKEEKLERIIEEERKELEKISGFSAEEAKNALIKGIEEDAKKSAAKIVDNIEKNAIETGERKAREIIVQTIQRISSDVTQETSVTSVSLPSEEMKGRIIGREGRNIRMLETLTGVDIIIDDTPEAVVISCFDPVRKHIAKVSLEKLILDGRIHPARIEEVVEKTRKEVEDSIISAGENAIADLNLTAMHHELVRHMGRLQYRTSYGQNMLLHSKEVANIAAMIAAEIGADVEMAKRGAFLHDIGKAIEVEGEGSHAMSGADLAKRCGEKEEIVNSIRAHHNDVGTQTVEAVIVKAADAISAARPGARMESFENYIKRLDNLEKIADSIDGVEKSFAIQAGRELRVMAKSDIVDDAQAKQIARDIAKRIEDELKYPGVIRVTVIRETRAVEVAR, via the coding sequence ATGAATGCATCAATTATGATTATTATCACCTCTGTTGTAGTCGGTATTGTTTTAGGATATTTAATCCGCTTTGTAATGGCGAAGATGGACGCTAACTCTGCGGAATTAAGAAAACATAAAATAATTCAAGAGGCAAAAGAAAAAGCCGAGAGCGAAAGAAAACATGCGATATCTTCGGCTAATTCTGAAATACAGAAAGAGAGGCATAAATTAGAAAATGAAAACAGAGATAGAAGAGCTGAGATTCAAAAATTGGAAAACAGAGTGCTACAACGAGAGGCAAATATAGACAAAAAATCTCAATATTTGGAAGATAAAGAACGCAATATTGAGAATAAAATGAAACAAATAAAAGAAAAAGAGGAAAAATTAGAAAGAATAATAGAAGAAGAGAGAAAAGAGTTAGAAAAAATATCGGGCTTTTCCGCAGAAGAAGCTAAAAACGCTTTAATTAAAGGCATAGAAGAAGACGCTAAAAAATCTGCGGCAAAAATAGTCGATAATATAGAAAAAAACGCTATAGAAACGGGAGAAAGAAAAGCGAGAGAGATTATCGTTCAAACTATTCAAAGAATTTCAAGCGATGTAACTCAAGAGACTTCTGTTACTTCAGTTTCTTTGCCAAGCGAAGAGATGAAAGGAAGAATAATCGGAAGAGAGGGCAGAAATATAAGAATGCTTGAAACTTTAACGGGAGTGGATATTATTATAGACGATACTCCCGAAGCGGTTGTAATTTCATGCTTTGACCCTGTGAGAAAACATATAGCTAAAGTTTCGTTGGAAAAACTTATTTTAGATGGAAGAATACATCCTGCAAGAATAGAAGAAGTCGTTGAGAAGACGAGAAAAGAAGTTGAAGATTCTATTATAAGCGCGGGAGAAAATGCTATTGCAGATTTAAATCTTACGGCTATGCATCATGAGTTAGTTAGACATATGGGAAGATTGCAATATAGAACGAGCTATGGACAGAATATGCTTCTTCATAGCAAAGAGGTTGCAAATATTGCGGCTATGATAGCGGCTGAAATTGGAGCGGATGTAGAAATGGCAAAGAGAGGCGCTTTTTTGCATGATATTGGAAAGGCAATAGAAGTTGAAGGCGAAGGCTCTCATGCAATGTCTGGAGCTGATTTGGCTAAAAGATGCGGAGAGAAAGAAGAGATAGTCAACTCTATAAGAGCGCATCATAACGATGTTGGAACTCAAACGGTTGAAGCGGTTATAGTTAAGGCTGCGGATGCGATAAGCGCCGCAAGACCTGGAGCTAGAATGGAGTCTTTTGAAAATTATATTAAAAGATTGGATAATTTGGAAAAGATAGCGGACAGTATAGACGGAGTTGAAAAATCTTTCGCGATTCAGGCGGGTAGAGAATTAAGAGTTATGGCTAAAAGCGATATAGTCGATGACGCTCAAGCAAAACAGATAGCGAGAGATATAGCGAAAAGAATTGAAGACGAATTAAAATATCCAGGTGTAATAAGGGTTACTGTTATAAGAGAGACGAGAGCGGTTGAAGTAGCTAGGTAA